In Phoenix dactylifera cultivar Barhee BC4 chromosome 11, palm_55x_up_171113_PBpolish2nd_filt_p, whole genome shotgun sequence, the following are encoded in one genomic region:
- the LOC103708348 gene encoding protein SUPPRESSOR OF PHYA-105 1-like isoform X4, with protein sequence MQLWILLRLFLAHLAPEVCLSYSVQVIHLNRMEGNAEVNETIESSTEATHLKRKENDQPPQQPDSHNALETAAPVVSQEADWPENFSLLRSPEMFLETIAGKKISYNTASQSGSEPLFASPRSSNDPGVMVEELSLKNYKSPSLSIGGSSSSGERPPVRKGLWQNFTRLADGLRDVAPKESMTMAHQEDTGKVFLPPPGVQRPPPCINLDPNHSKVSEHLAASDNCVISSNAPTRSPSWIRTKVLPASGFPQFLIKNTLKGKGVAYRPQGTHDAPGMVIRSQNIERPNASFEIVSNLSHRPSAKADGMTPFCGGSGRVSDSHYDGISLREWLNLKRQKINKTERLHIFKQILELVDISHSQGLALHHLRPSYFIILPSNQVKYVGSFIPQGQMKQLSGSVNQDFFPLGHHLKRKRYMEQGKEACEILMLKHQQLSEHHSTGTQHHIYPPRVGLKGEGQGGEIDIHISSARNSGYDLIRFAEPYDTCNISNSPSISSSSTQQSISEFLKLEQRWYASPEEPNESICHFSSNIYSLGVLLFELFCYFASWEVHSAAMSDLCHRILPPNFLSESPKEASFCLWLLHPEPSSRPKSRDVLLRDLISEGRDLSSLDRSSAVIDEEDAEADLLLHFLLSLKEQKEKRAAKLVADLGCLKADVEEVERRHSSRANFVSSGKNLQPNFSDISEMYPCKEPVQAEDISRMSRSSIYQERLMRNIDQLENAYFSMRSRVEISETNAPTRSDIDILKFRDKCYGVENDTDMWTESTDCLGAFFDGLCKYARYSKFEVRGSLKNVDILNSANVICSLSFDQDEDYLAAAGVSKKIKIFEFNALLNNNVDIHYPLIEMSSRSKLSCVCWNNYIKNYLASTDYEGVVQALGMLSLAFDINLSGHGC encoded by the exons ATGCAACTATGGATTCTTTTGAGATTGTTTTTAGCCCATCTGGCTCCTGAAGTTTGCTTGTCTTATTCTGTTCAAGTGATCCATTTGAACCGTATGGAAGGGAATGCTGAAGTGAATGAGACTATAGAGAGCTCAACAGAGGCTACTCACCTCAAAAGGAAAGAGAATGATCAGCCACCGCAGCAACCAGATAGCCACAATGCATTGGAAACAGCTGCTCCGGTTGTCTCTCAAGAAGCTGATTGGCCTGAAAATTTCTCTCTGCTGCGTTCACCTGAGATGTTTCTGGAAACTATAGCAGGAAAGAAAATAAGTTACAATACAGCTTCACAATCTGGGTCTGAGCCACTTTTTGCAAGCCCTCGCTCTTCAAATGATCCTGGAGTTATGGTGGAAGAGCTGTCTCTGAAGAACTACAAGAGTCCTAGCCTGTCTATTGGTGGCAGCTCTAGTAGTGGAGAAAGACCACCTGTCAGGAAAGGCCTATGGCAGAACTTTACAAGGCTTGCAGATGGACTGAGAGATGTGGCACCGAAAGAATCAATGACAATGGCTCATCAGGAGGATACAGGGAAAGTCTTTCTGCCCCCACCTGGGGTTCAGAGACCTCCGCCTTGCATAAATTTGGACCCAAATCATTCCAAGGTCTCTGAGCATTTGGCTGCAAGTGATAACTGCGTGATCTCAAGCAATGCCCCGACAAGATCGCCTAGCTGGATCCGAACTAAGGTCCTACCTGCATCAGGGTTTCCACAATTTTTGATCAAAAATACCTTGAAGGGTAAGGGGGTTGCATATAGACCTCAAGGAACTCATGATGCCCCTGGCATGGTGATCCGAAGTCAAAATATCGAAAGGCCTAATGCCAGTTTTGAGATAGTTTCTAATTTATCCCATAGACCCAGTGCAAAAGCAGATGGCATGACACCTTTTTGTGGCGGCAGTGGTAGGGTTTCAGATTCCCATTATGATGGAATTAGCTTGAGGGAATGGCTTAACCTGAAGCGCCAAAAGATAAACAAGACTGAGAGGCTGCATATTTTTAAGCAGATTCTGGAGCTTGTAGATATCTCCCACTCTCAAGGGCTTGCTTTACATCATTTACGGCCATCATATTTCATAATACTGCCTTCAAATCAAGTTAAATATGTTGGCTCTTTTATCCCCCAAGGTCAGATGAAGCAGTTGTCAGGCTCAGTAAATCaagatttttttcctttggGGCATCACTTGAAAAGGAAAAGGTACATGGAACAGGGTAAAGAGGCCTGTGAAATTTTGATGCTAAAGCATCAGCAACTTAGTGAGCACCATAGTACCGGTACTCAGCATCATATTTATCCTCCCAGGGTTGGCTTGAAAGGGGAAGGTCAAGGTGGAGAAATTGATATTCATATTTCCAGTGCAAGAAATTCTGGGTATGATTTAATAAGATTTGCAGAACCATATGACACTTGTAACATATCCAACAGTCCAAGCATATCTAGTTCCAGCACCCAGCAGTCGATATCTGAATTTTTGAAGCTGGAGCAGAGGTGGTATGCTAGTCCAGAGGAGCCAAATGAGAGTATATGCCATTTCTCCTCGAACATCTACAGTCTTGGGGTTCTTCTTTTTGAG cTCTTTTGCTATTTTGCATCATGGGAAGTGCATTCTGCTGCTATGTCAGATCTCTGCCATCGGATTCTTCCTCCAAATTTTCTATCAGAAAGTCCTAAGGAGGCTAGTTTTTGTCTTTGGTTACTGCATCCAGAACCTTCTTCTCGTCCAAAGTCAAG GGATGTGCTGCTACGTGATTTAATATCTGAAGGTAGAGATTTGTCATCCTTAGATCGCTCATCAGCAGTTATTGATGAGGAGGATGCGGAAGCAGATTTGTTATTACATTTCCTCTTATCTTTGaaagaacaaaaagagaagCGGGCTGCCAAGTTAGTAGCAGATCTTGGATGTTTAAAAGCAGATGTTGAAGAGGTTGAGAGAAGACACTCATCAAGAGCCAATTTTGTTTCTAGTGGCAAAAATCTGCAACCTAACTTCAGTGATATCTCAGAGATGTACCCTTGCAAAGAACCTGTACAGGCGGAGGATATTTCTAGGATGTCCAGGTCAAGTATTTATCAGGAGAGGTTGATGAGGAATATAGATCAACTTGAAAATGCATATTTTTCCATGAGATCCAGAGTTGAGATATCAGAAACTAATGCTCCAACACGTTCAGATATTGATATTCTGAAGTTTCGTGATAAATGTTATGGAGTTGAGAATGATACTGACATGTGGACGGAATCAACTGACTGTCTTGGAGCCTTTTTTGATGGTTTATGCAAGTATGCTCGATATAGTAAATTTGAAGTTCGTGGAAGTTTGAAGAATGTGGATATCCTTAACTCTGCAAATGTTATTTGTTCATTGAGTTTTGACCAGGATGAAGACTACCTTGCTGCTGCTGGAGTGTCAAAGAAAATTAAGATTTTTGAGTTTAATGCTCTTTTAAACAACAATGTTGATATTCATTACCCTTTAATTGAGATGTCAAGTCGATCCAAGCTCAGCTGTGTCTGTTGGAATAATTATATTAAGAACTATTTGGCTTCAACAGACTATGAAGGTGTAGTTCAG GCCCTTGGTATGCTGTCACTTGCATTCGACATCAATCTATCTGGGCATGGCTGTTAG